tttggattgccggcgataatgactgtctgcaaaagcaagctagtatgcatgaaatacacgggtgttataggtgttacagatgtgacaggtgttataggtgttacagatgttataggtgttataggtgttacagatgttatagatggtatagatgttacaggtgttacaggtgttataggtgttatgggtgcacagcctagaaataaacgcgttgaaaggatcaaagactctatatagagatttataagcaaatattcagatctcacccaaaggtgtcccaatggggggggaagagaggctcagcccgtcgactgatcccaggagtcaggaggtcctaaggatgctgtatgtcctcgggatggtatctcccctgacgatggtatcttccctgccatcccctctctcttgggccaatttatattattttctatcttttaggtggagcttgagtggctctagtcaagcatatcttagttatgattggtgtaaagttttcccgtctccgtttaaagtaataggctccgagaaattcagagcgcatgctcagtgaggggtggtcgcaccttggaggcgggtagcttttgggatggaggtgtgttttggtattataatgatattataatgagcaaaaagaacactagggtacagcatttgtcaaaacatgacaggtctttggcttagggtggcaaaaagtgctgctttgtgcacaagaacaatcgaggtcccacctgatcacagagcctagccgtggtgtctccactccactccatgctccgtggtgttccttagagctagcacaccaagtttccccagcgcgatagcatctaaggttgggagccgagggaacgctcagataatgcagttatgccctaccctgaaagcctcttcaatgctgtacctttttcttaaaaacgtgaatgttagttttattttcctagttacttcaggcatttacaccacataatccaccccgtgactatagtcactcaagcttcacgACAGTTGAAATATGTCGGGGATATCACATACATTCTCGGTTTGAGGTTTATCGAGTGTATGTACATTGTGTAGGGATGCTAAACgtttcatcataaaccagagtttaacatacaaactaaGTGTCAGTATAAAACACAATACAGTGAGTAttagcagaacaataacagggtgaagcatcttgttgaagattcccttggcagctggcgaccatccaaacaaagtgtcccaccaacggtgtctctcatctctctgcactctttccatcactcgatgtatttcttgtgcatcatgatggacagtaataagagtcttttgtccattttctcggacttgtgtcatcagctgcttcaggtcctcatgtaccagcaatttcttcaccaaggtgaggttcattccaataggagtaggcagcagttcatgaagcagaatataattagatacaataagttgataagaagtgacaggagctgagtatttaaaatcacatcctagaattttggtaaaattgcaaacacaaacattagagtgaTTACTGGTATCTACCACTGTATCATCTACgactatagaatcacaatgagttctcatacaaacacaacctttcccaatatatacaagtacagttttaagggtttcattaggatgtatctcaaagtggcaaatattttgctcagtgtcaagacaaatgtcttgagattccagtgtgttactttcacagatgaaacctttttgttcacgcacaatgcatgcatttacatcaattgtttgccactttcctcccttttgatgggcccatactttatgctccttaggataaagtatagttccattatgattgagtcctaatgcaataattggatatacattgtatacggtggcattacttatagtaagtataaaagcaacaattttatcattttctgcatagtgggtaaagttgactaattgccaccaagcttgaaattctttttcaaattctgaagcgTTATCCCAAATTAATTTTcgaatttcagtgggcaaagttcctccttctccttctctaataatagctgctgctacagattgtatccataactgcgcttggatacagctcaaggcaagggaggtattgccttgggcttttccaagggcatttacaattaattgatgatcattttcctcaatttgttcCCAATGGGGTAAAATATCTgatagaagccattgatttgctcctaaagccaataaggatgattttattggttgttccaatttccttaggtcatctgtagtagcagttacTCTACTCATTAAAACCTCAGCATCAATGCTGtttaatatacctaatcctGTCCCTAGTAACCCAGTTGCATCCCGTGGCACGCGCTGAGATTGTTTTAGAGAACGTCCATGTAACCATGCTAACCAGCCGGTGTAGGCAGTTCTCAGAAAGGTGGTACATTTCGAGTTAATTTCAGAGATATTAATGTGCAGCGCTAGCTCTACCctttttagggaccaactagggttaaagagaatttgttgttgtcccacatttttaattatgtaaggacctGTTTTGAAGATGGAGGGAGTTAGACCAATGGGGGGCTGAGTaggttcattttcaaatatctgcGGAGGCAGAGGCTTCTTATCCTTTGTAGTCGATGATGTTTCTGTATTAACCATGAattcaaataatatttctgtgcctctgtaaccCCAAAGACAGTACACAATTATAGGTTtagtgaaagtaaaattgtaccaACAATCAAAATTTGGTTCTGTTATTTTAGTACAATCAGTACTATAATTTTGTGGTCTAGTAGAATCAGTGTATACTGTCTTAATTTCAGTAGGCCGATTATGAGTGGATCCATTAGTTATTCGACAACCAATTTGTATTAGCTGGCCAGATGTGGCTTGAAGTTCAGCCATTTTTAGAGAATcattccaactccattcatcttttgaaaatattttgtttccctgtAAAACTAAGGTAGATAAATTTAGGCTCCTTTTGTTCTGAGGTGTTCCAATGATTGTGCTGTATCGTGATAATGCATGATTCCAAGGATCATCATAAGGTGTTATGGTGTCACTGGGTATATTTCTACTTCCATACTGCAGTATATCAAATGTAATGTATGGTGTTAGGTCAGGTGGTGTAGTTGGTTCAGGTTCAACCACATCTATTTTGAATCTGAATAGTAGTCCTGTACACCGTGACTGCGACAGGCCTGAACCTGAGCAGTGTTGTTGCCATATACAAGTTACAATAGTGGGTTCTATCAGGGTAAAATTATACCAACAATCCCACTCATCTGTAGCACAGGATTTTGTAGTCACTTGATTTCCAGATATTGTTATTAATGTGGCTTTCTCATGAGTTGAGCCATTAACCATTCTACACCCCACTCGGATTTCTTCTCCTGTTCTTCCTTTTAGAAGTGGAAGCCATCTCTCATCCCAGCCCCACTCATGTCTCGAAAACACCTCAGTTCCATGCATAACCACAGTAGCTaagtttaatttttcctttaaggCCTGTGTTCCCAACATCCCAGTGTATTTAACATAGGCTTGGGACCACAGCCAGCCTGGTTCTCCTTGGCTGTAAACCAGAAGTGattgcatcaaggtcagggCGGAGCAAAGTATtattaatccaaactgttgattcatcatcttccagctgtccatATGCTGTTCGCTCAGGGTTCCtgtaaacataaaaagaaagaaaagcatgctCGGTTGTATTCAACCGGCAGGGTCAGAAAGAAGGTGATATCCACCGGGTGCTGATCCGGTGTGTTTTTCCTGAACAATCTTTAGCTTCCCATGCATAGGGATTTTTGGGAGTAGTTAGTGTCATGGGTACTATTCCAATCTGAGGCATTTTTACCAGCACAGGCTGTCCAGGAGAAAATCCTACAGTGTGCTTTTCCATTTTGGTAtgatgcttttctgtttcagtataGTGTTTTGGAGTGATGGTGGTAGAAGATGCACAGAAGGCTTTCATTTTGGGGCAGCCATCTCCACTCCatctattatttatttgataGATGGCGTCATGTAACCGCAAATGCCATCCAGATTTGTGAATATTTGCGAAACGCTTGACCAATCCATTAATGCGTTCTACAATACCATTTGCTTGAGGATAATAGGGGGTGTGGAATACCCATCGGATCCCTTCCTCTCTGGCCCAGTCCTGTACCACTGCAGCTGTAAAATGTGAACCATTATCACTTTGAATTTCTTCAGGTAGGGGGAGTGTACTGGACCATCCTTTTAGTCCTTTTACCGTGTTTTCCCCAGTAGCTGATGCAAAAGCAGCAGCCATAGTGAGACCAGATATTACCTCTACTCCTACTAGAACATACTTCTTCCCTCCTGATGATCGCAATGGGtcgatgtaatcaatctgccaggagTGCCACAATGTTTTCCTGTCCCGAATGTGCAAGGGAGGTGCCTTACTTGGATGGTCCTTGTTAAGCCGTAAGCGACATTGGGAGCAGGCAGTCACCACTTGTTCACACAGTTTGACTGATACAGGCCATCCTCGAGCTATACCTTCCCGGTATAAGTCAGCCCGTCCGGTGTGGCCACGCTTAACATGTAACCATTCGAGCAACCGTTCCCATTCTTGGTTATCATTAGTGAGATCAACTTGACGCAACCGTGTGAGGCTATCTACCTGCTGATTGAATTGGGCAGCTACAGTGTTCGACTGATCATGTCCTTTTACCCATCCTATATGTAGTGTTCGCTGTTTTCCTATCTCTAACAGTTGTTTCCAACTTTCGGTTTGCCAGACTGGAACTCTATTTACCTGCCAATCATTAACTGCCCAGTGACCGATCCACTCAGTAGCTCCTTTAAAAACAGCATATGAGTCAGTATAGATATGGGTAGCACCATGTTGTGCAGCTAATAAAACTGCTCTGAGTTCCCCTACCTGTGCACTGCCTTCAACGGTTTCAATCAGTTTCTCTCCTGTGGCTACTTCCAATGCCACAGCCTTGTATTTCCACTTATTGTTTTCCCTATGAGACGAGGCATCTGTAAACCACACTCCTGTAAGATCACTGTCTTCCTTTAAAGGAGGTGCTTCCTGGATTGGAGATGGTTTGGTCGGTGGAAGCTGAAACAGGAGGGTACTATCTATGTCCTTTTGTAGTTTGGATATTTTAGTATTACCCTCAGTGATTGGCATAATCTCATTAATACCTTCTAAATAGGCATACCATTTACGAACCGTGGGTTTCTGGGCAATGCCAGCAGGTGGTATTGTTCCTTTACGGACTACATCCAGGATACGGAAAGGTCCTCGGACAATCacattctgttttctccttaattGCTCTGTCTGTTTCACTGCTCGCACTAAAGACAATAATCCCTTCTCAAGATCCGAGTATCTTCTTTCAGTATCACTGAAAGAGTGGGAGCTGAATTCTAGTGGTCTCTCGGGTCCCTCTGGCCCCCTTTGCCATAAGTTACAATGAGAGCCATGTTCACTGAACCCCCATTCCACATGGATAGGGTCAGTAGGGTGTATAGGACCAAGCTGTTGGAACAACCTTAATTCCTTTATTAATAATTCTATTGCATTAGTATGCTGTTCAGTCCACTCCcatgattttcctttcttaagcAAGTTATAGAGAGGACGCGCAATGATAGCAAAACCTGGAATATGTTTACGCCAGTAACTTAAAGCACCCAATACTTGTTGTAATTCCTTTACACTAGAAAGTCTTTGTCCGTGTTCTATTTTTTCCAGCGTGTCCTGAGGAATAGAGGCAGCTCCATTAACCCACCATACTCCTAGGAATTTAACTTCCTGAGCAGGCCCTTGGCACTTTGAGTCAGGGATTTCCAATCCTAAATCGGTCAGTGTCTTCCGGATATTTTCCATTGTGCCTTTTACGCTTTCCTGATCCTTTCCCCCTATCAGGATATCATCTATATACTGATATACTGTGTTGTCCGGTGGAATAGGAATT
This region of Anas platyrhynchos isolate ZD024472 breed Pekin duck chromosome Z, IASCAAS_PekinDuck_T2T, whole genome shotgun sequence genomic DNA includes:
- the LOC140000725 gene encoding uncharacterized protein, producing MLFFLFMFTGTLSEQHMDSWKMMNQQFGLIILCSALTLMQSLLVYSQGEPGWLWSQAYVKYTGMLGTQALKEKLNLATVVMHGTEVFSRHEWGWDERWLPLLKGRTGEEIRVGCRMVNGSTHEKATLITISGNQVTTKSCATDEWDCWYNFTLIEPTIVTCIWQQHCSGSGLSQSRCTGLLFRFKIDVVEPEPTTPPDLTPYITFDILQYGSRNIPSDTITPYDDPWNHALSRYSTIIGTPQNKRSLNLSTLVLQGNKIFSKDEWSWNDSLKMAELQATSGQLIQIGCRITNGSTHNRPTEIKTVYTDSTRPQNYSTDCTKITEPNFDCWYNFTFTKPIIVYCLWGYRGTEILFEFMVNTETSSTTKDKKPLPPQIFENEPTQPPIGLTPSIFKTGPYIIKNVGQQQILFNPSWSLKRVELALHINISEINSKCTTFLRTAYTGWLAWLHGRSLKQSQRVPRDATGLLGTGLGILNSIDAEVLMSRVTATTDDLRKLEQPIKSSLLALGANQWLLSDILPHWEQIEENDHQLIVNALGKAQGNTSLALSCIQAQLWIQSVAAAIIREGEGGTLPTEIRKLIWDNASEFEKEFQAWWQLVNFTHYAENDKIVAFILTISNATVYNVYPIIALGLNHNGTILYPKEHKVWAHQKGGKWQTIDVNACIVREQKGFICESNTLESQDICLDTEQNICHFEIHPNETLKTVLVYIGKGCVCMRTHCDSIVVDDTVVDTSNHSNVCVCNFTKILGCDFKYSAPVTSYQLIVSNYILLHELLPTPIGMNLTLVKKLLVHEDLKQLMTQVRENGQKTLITVHHDAQEIHRVMERVQRDERHRWWDTLFGWSPAAKGIFNKMLHPVIVLLILTVLCFILTLSLYVKLWFMMKRLASLHNVHTLDKPQTENVCDIPDIFQLS